In the Ipomoea triloba cultivar NCNSP0323 chromosome 6, ASM357664v1 genome, one interval contains:
- the LOC116023001 gene encoding uncharacterized protein LOC116023001, translated as MPATEYQGTSTTSFSSFGRSIMSMRRGQVHSMETSPEASNQEIELDAFQKQVAERFADLLAADSGELLSIPWVRKLLDVFLSCQDEFRAIVVNNKGGFNKAPMDRYICEYFERSVKALDVCNAIRDGIEQIRQWRKHLEIVLCALDNQRSLGEGQFRRAKKAMIDLAIGMLDEKETNSSVAYRNRSFGRNLQRDNRSLSHFRSLSWSVSRNWSAARQLQTIGSNLAAPRTNEIVASNGLALAVFTMNYVLYFAMWALVAAIPCQDRGLQAHFYVNKQQFAWAGPLLSLHERILEESKKRDRRNACGLLKEIHGIEKWARTMNELIDSVHFPLPEEKEGEVRQRVQELALIFDALKDGVNPLECQVREVFHKIVRSRTEGLDSIGRPNHE; from the coding sequence ATGCCTGCGACGGAGTACCAGGGGACATCGACGACATCTTTCTCGAGCTTCGGGCGGTCCATTATGAGCATGCGGCGCGGCCAGGTCCACTCAATGGAGACTTCGCCGGAGGCCTCAAATCAAGAAATCGAGCTCGACGCTTTCCAGAAGCAAGTGGCGGAGCGTTTCGCGGACTTATTGGCGGCGGATTCCGGCGAGTTGCTGTCGATTCCGTGGGTCCGGAAGCTGCTCGACGTTTTTCTCAGCTGCCAGGATGAGTTTAGGGCTATTGTAGTGAACAATAAGGGGGGGTTTAACAAAGCCCCCATGGATCGCTACATTTGCGAGTATTTCGAGCGGAGCGTGAAGGCTTTGGATGTCTGCAATGCGATTCGCGATGGGATTGAGCAGATCAGGCAGTGGAGAAAGCATTTGGAGATTGTGTTGTGTGCTTTGGATAATCAGAGGAGTCTCGGCGAGGGCCAATTTCGCCGGGCTAAGAAAGCTATGATTGATTTGGCAATTGGTATGCTTGATGAGAAAGAGACTAATTCCTCTGTGGCCTATAGAAACCGCTCTTTCGGGCGAAATTTGCAGAGGGATAACCGGTCTTTGAGCCACTTCCGATCACTCTCGTGGAGTGTTTCCCGGAATTGGTCTGCTGCTAGGCAGCTTCAGACCATTGGGAGCAACCTAGCTGCTCCGAGAACCAACGAAATCGTGGCCTCGAATGGCCTAGCTTTGGCTGTTTTCACCATGAACTATGTCCTCTACTTTGCAATGTGGGCTCTTGTGGCCGCGATTCCCTGCCAGGATCGCGGCCTGCAGGCACATTTCTATGTGAACAAGCAGCAATTCGCGTGGGCAGGCCCTCTCCTGTCCCTCCACGAGAGGATTCTCGAGGAGTCGAAGAAGAGGGACAGGAGGAATGCTTGTGGATTGTTGAAGGAGATTCATGGCATTGAGAAATGGGCAAGGACCATGAACGAATTGATCGATTCGGTTCATTTCCCCTTGCCCGAGGAAAAAGAGGGAGAAGTGAGGCAGAGAGTGCAAGAGCTCGCACTCATTTTCGATGCACTCAAGGATGGAGTTAACCCCTTGGAGTGCCAAGTTAGGGAAGTGTTCCATAAGATCGTTCGCAGCAGGACCGAGGGGCTCGATTCCATTGGAAGACCGAATCACGAATGA